A window of Blautia argi genomic DNA:
AAAAAACAGCAAAAAGGGATTTTTCCTGGATAAGCGGCGTGTGCCTTTTGCTGCTGGCACTTGGCATTTTTTGCAGGGCATAGAAAAAATACTTGCATTCTGGAAAATTTTGCGGTATCTTAGAAACAGTTTCAGGCTATAAAATGTTTGGGAAGATTCTATACCGTATGAGAGGAAGGAACACAAAGATGAGTGAATATATCAATGTATCTGATATTTTTGGTGAAGATGTTTTTGATGACGAGGTTATGCAGCAGCGTCTTCCGAAAAAAGTCTACAGGGATTTAAAGCAGACCATATTAGAGGGAAAGGAACTGTCTTTGGAGATGGCGGATGTCATTGCTCATGAGATGAAGGAGTGGGCAATTGAGAAAGGTGCGACTCATTATACACACTGGTTCCAGCCCCTTACCGGAGTGACGGCAGAAAAGCATGATTCTTTTATTACGGCACCTCTTCCCAATGGAAAGGTTCTCATGAGCTTTTCCGGAAAAGAACTGATTAAGGGAGAGCCAGATGCGTCTTCCTTCCCTTCCGGAGGTCTTCGCGCAACCTTTGAGGCAAGAGGCTATACGGCATGGGACTGCACATCACCGGCCTTTGTCCGCCACGATGCAGCAGGCGCAACCTTATGTATTCCTACTGCATTCTGTTCTTACACAGGAGAGGCTCTTGATCAGAAAACGCCGCTTCTGCGTTCCATGCAGGCAATTAATACCCAGGCGCTTCGTCTGCTTCGTCTGTTCGGCGATACTACGGCAAAGAAGGTCATTCCGTCTGTAGGTGCAGAGCAGGAATATTTCCTGGTAAGCAATGAAAAATTTAGAAAGAGAAAAGACCTGGTATTTACCGGAAGAACCCTTTTTGGCGCTATGCCTCCAAAGGGACAGGAGTTAGATGACCATTATCTGGGAACCATTCGTCAGAAGGTTTCTGCTTATATGAAGCAGGTAAACGAAGAACTTTGGAAGCTGGGAGTAACCTCTAAAACACAGCACAATGAAGCAGCGCCAGCACAGCATGAGCTTGCGCCTATTTATGCAGAGGCAAATGTGGAGGTAGACCACAATCAGATTGTGATGCAGACTTTAAAGCGTGTGGCTTCTCAGCACGGTATGAAATGTCTGCTTCATGAAAAGCCTTTTGCAGGAGTAAATGGTTCCGGTAAGCACAACAACTGGTCCCTGACAACTGATACAGGACACAATCTTTTAGAGCCTGGTGTGACCCCTCATGAGAATATTCAGTTTCTTCTGGTGTTAAGCTGTGTTTTGAAGGCTGTGGATACTCATGCAGACCTGCTGAGAGAATCTGCGGCAGATGTGGGAAATGACCACCGCCTGGGGGCAAATGAAGCGCCGCCAGCTATTATTTCCGTATTTTTAGGCGACCAGTTGACCGATGTCATGAATCAGCTTATTACCACCGGTATGGCAGACCACAGCATTGAGAGTGAAAAGCTGGAAACAGGTGTTAAGGCAATTCCGGAGTTTATGCGCGATACCACAGATCGAAACCGCACCTCACCTTTTGCCTTTACAGGAAATAAGTTTGAATTTCGTATGGTAGGATCCAGAGATTCTATTGCCCCTGCCAATGTGGTGTTAAATACCATTGTGGCACAGGCATTTAAGGAGGCCTGCGATTTTCTGGAGCAGGCAGAGGATTTTGACAGAGCAGTACATGATCTGATGAAAAAGAATTTTACAGAGCATCAGAGAATCGTGTTTAACGGAAACGGATATTCTAAGGAATGGGTAAAGGAAGCAGAGAGAAGGGGTCTTCCGAACCTGACCTGTATGGTGGAAACCATAGATACCCTGACTACAGAAAAAGCGGTAAAACTGTTTGAGGAGTTTGGGGTTTTTACAAGAGCAGAACTGGAATCCAGAAGAGAAATCAAGTATGAGGCCTATGCAAAGGCAATTAATATCGAAGCCAGAACCATGCTGGATGTGGCAGGCAAACAGATTATTCCGGCGGTTATCCGCTATGCAAAGCAGCTGGCAGATTCCATTAATGCCATTGTAGCTGCCGGAGTTTTAGATGTGGACGTCCAGACCGGACTTCTGCGGGAAACCTCAGCGCTTTTAAAGGAAACAAAAGAGGCTTTAGACGCGCTTCACAAGGTGACAGAGGAAGCCTGGGCAATGGAGGACGGAAAGGACAAGGCGTTCTATTACCGCCGTCAGGTCATTCCGGCTATGGAAAATTTAAGAAAACCAGTCGATGAACTGGAAATGATTGTAGATAAGGAAATCTGGCCAATGCCATCTTATGGCGACCTGCTGTTTGAGGTATAGGCACAGATGAAGAGAGGGCTGTTTCACAGGAATAGGAGTTTTGTGCAACAGCCCTCTGGTTTTTGGAAGAGCAGAGAAAGGGAAAATATGGAGCAGACATTACAGTTTCTGGAAGAACAGAACATAGAGAAAAGTCTTATAAAGGGAATCCGGGAATTTCGGAGGAAATATACCGTGCCGGAAGAGGAAAAGGGAAGGATTGTAAAGCCCGATATGCCTTTTTATGGAAAAGAGGTGCTGGAAATGTCCATTGCAGCTCTTTTGGAGGGCGAAAACCTTTTGCTTACAGGGGCAAAGGCAACAGGAAAAAATGTGCTGGCAGAGAATCTGGCATGGATTTTTGGACGTCCGGTGTATAATGTGTCTTTTCATGTGAATACAGACAGTGGAGATTTAATTGGGACGGACACCTTTGTAGACAATGAGGTAAAGCTTAGAAAGGGCAGTATTTACCGTTGCGCCCAGTACGGGGGGTTCGGGATTTTAGACGAAGTGAATATGGCAAAAAACGATGCGGTTTCTGTGCTTCATGCGACGTTGGATTATCGTCGTTGCATTGATGTGCCGGGTTATGACAAGCTGGATATCCACCCTGCCTCCAGATTTATCGGAACCATGAATTACGGCTATGCAGGAACAAAGGAACTAAATGAAGCGCTGGTGTCCAGATTTCTGGTGATTGATATGCCAAATCAGGACCAGGAAACACTGGAATTTATTTTTAAATCCCGTTTTCCAGAGTTAAAGGAATCTGCCATGAAGCAGTGGATTGGGCTGTTTATGGATCTTCAGCTAAAGGCGCAGAACGGGGAAATTACCACTAAAGCTCTGGATTTAAGAGGTATGCTGGGGGCATTAAAAACCATACGTCAGGGACTTTCTCCGGCGCTCGCGGTGAAGATGGGCGTGGTAAACAAGTGCTTTGACGTATTTGAAAAGGAAATTGTACAGGACGTGGTTATGACAAGGATTCCGGATACCTGGACACCGGAAGATGTATTTTGAAGAGGAGCGCTATGGACGAATTAGAACTGGAACGGGAAAACAGAATAAAAAATCTTATGTGGACCGTCAGCGGAGATTATGCCCTGGATTTTAAGCCGGATTTGGCAGCCTTTGACCGCTCTGGTTTTGTGGCTCTGTATGATGGGATCAAGCAGGGGGCTTTTGCAAAATATTTTGACAGAGAAGCATTTTCCCTGTATCTGGTGAAGAAAATTTACCTGCATGGCATGGAAGCGCCTTTGATGACTCTTGCGCAGCTTTGTATTGAATTTGCTGTTTCCGGTAAGATTATAAAGGAGAGGG
This region includes:
- a CDS encoding glutamine synthetase III family protein, with protein sequence MSEYINVSDIFGEDVFDDEVMQQRLPKKVYRDLKQTILEGKELSLEMADVIAHEMKEWAIEKGATHYTHWFQPLTGVTAEKHDSFITAPLPNGKVLMSFSGKELIKGEPDASSFPSGGLRATFEARGYTAWDCTSPAFVRHDAAGATLCIPTAFCSYTGEALDQKTPLLRSMQAINTQALRLLRLFGDTTAKKVIPSVGAEQEYFLVSNEKFRKRKDLVFTGRTLFGAMPPKGQELDDHYLGTIRQKVSAYMKQVNEELWKLGVTSKTQHNEAAPAQHELAPIYAEANVEVDHNQIVMQTLKRVASQHGMKCLLHEKPFAGVNGSGKHNNWSLTTDTGHNLLEPGVTPHENIQFLLVLSCVLKAVDTHADLLRESAADVGNDHRLGANEAPPAIISVFLGDQLTDVMNQLITTGMADHSIESEKLETGVKAIPEFMRDTTDRNRTSPFAFTGNKFEFRMVGSRDSIAPANVVLNTIVAQAFKEACDFLEQAEDFDRAVHDLMKKNFTEHQRIVFNGNGYSKEWVKEAERRGLPNLTCMVETIDTLTTEKAVKLFEEFGVFTRAELESRREIKYEAYAKAINIEARTMLDVAGKQIIPAVIRYAKQLADSINAIVAAGVLDVDVQTGLLRETSALLKETKEALDALHKVTEEAWAMEDGKDKAFYYRRQVIPAMENLRKPVDELEMIVDKEIWPMPSYGDLLFEV
- a CDS encoding AAA family ATPase, which translates into the protein MEQTLQFLEEQNIEKSLIKGIREFRRKYTVPEEEKGRIVKPDMPFYGKEVLEMSIAALLEGENLLLTGAKATGKNVLAENLAWIFGRPVYNVSFHVNTDSGDLIGTDTFVDNEVKLRKGSIYRCAQYGGFGILDEVNMAKNDAVSVLHATLDYRRCIDVPGYDKLDIHPASRFIGTMNYGYAGTKELNEALVSRFLVIDMPNQDQETLEFIFKSRFPELKESAMKQWIGLFMDLQLKAQNGEITTKALDLRGMLGALKTIRQGLSPALAVKMGVVNKCFDVFEKEIVQDVVMTRIPDTWTPEDVF